The sequence TCCACATGTCGCGGCGCAGCTCGACGTCGACGCCGGCCGTCGGTTCGTCGAGGAACAGGATGCGCGGCTCGTGCGACAGCGCCTTCGCGATCATCACACGGCGCTTCATCCCGCCCGACAGCGTCATCAGCTTGTTGTCGCGCTTGTCCCACAGCGACAGCGCCTTCAGCGTCTTCTCGATATGCGCGGGATCGGGCGCCTTGCCGAACAGGCCGCGGCTGAACGACACGGTCGCCCAGACGGTTTCGAACGCGTCGGTCGTCAGCTCCTGCGGCACGAGGCCGATCATTTCGCGGGCCGCGCGATACGCGTCGCGAATGTCGTGGCCGCCGACCGTCACGCGGCCTTCGGTCGGCGTGACGATGCCGCAGATCGAGCCGATCAGCGTGGTCTTGCCGGCGCCGTTCGGCCCGAGCAGCGCGAAGATCTCGCCGGGGCGGATGTCGAGGTTTACGTGCTTCAGCGCCTGGAAGCCGGACGCGTAAGTTTTGGAGAGGTCGGAGACGGAGAGGATCGGTTG comes from Burkholderia pyrrocinia and encodes:
- a CDS encoding ABC transporter ATP-binding protein, with the translated sequence MQPILSVSDLSKTYASGFQALKHVNLDIRPGEIFALLGPNGAGKTTLIGSICGIVTPTEGRVTVGGHDIRDAYRAAREMIGLVPQELTTDAFETVWATVSFSRGLFGKAPDPAHIEKTLKALSLWDKRDNKLMTLSGGMKRRVMIAKALSHEPRILFLDEPTAGVDVELRRDMWKLVDSLRESGVTILLTTHYIEEAEEMADRIGIILGGELVLVEEKRELMRKLGKKQLTVQLEHPLADMPPALAPFGLERADDGAALVYTYDSQRDDASIAKLINALGSAGIGFRDLHTTQSSLEDIFVSLIDNRRNGAQGA